A single Mangifera indica cultivar Alphonso chromosome 20, CATAS_Mindica_2.1, whole genome shotgun sequence DNA region contains:
- the LOC123204829 gene encoding uncharacterized protein LOC123204829, translated as NAPHLPLLSFKPLFHSLLLQQNPKHHEIPPLIAMIPHSYTVDSISQSQDLASKILSSSTPQQILSACASIESFLHSHSSDQSRHFFSLAFPTLILKLFGFTNEPCVASPSQSNSWIDVISSLNDPDIASKVYHLLSPNGIVFSSIFAVDRKSLVKFVFPNERLPEWARFMISSEKDSKILSNLFPIFKGKVKEDTNKGIGSVRQIQLNIFEYYMFWFAYYPISRGNYENNINENLIKRAKKEKFRLENWKNAIPGFSSNFKGGTEEKFECNLYLRLLYAYLCEFVPVIDLNVHQQPYRSSLLNYSSGYDGSHLSRAEFLVDAFVNYWLIDNDFSPLSVNVCKYFGVSHRFCSILGETPPTSGLGELVKLFVKYLNFNSVVVVKECESIAEYGGGPKCRVSDSVLFDSGVKSRGLASMMPCLSSVGSWNEMIQRPLYRFILRTFLFCPMGTSLKNASEVFSAWVSYMEPWRISMEDFADLDAVVRAEGSQSQACGYSSSWQGYVLSNYLYYSSLVMHFIGFAHKFLHTDPEVIIQMVLKVMNVLTSAKDLIDLLKNVDDVYHSKPAASSNSKLSSLCGYVPSISEQLQDWEDGLCESDADGSFLRENWNKDLKLFHDGGVGAQQLLQLFILRAEAELQGISRDSLANNLQCIDSLKSHVSCFFGGHAIKPIPFSLETEQRHQSRDDIFKPKRVGNNALSNIMYKGDWMKRPISDDEVAWLARLLLWLSDLLNEGFGLNRQEKQAEGPKWLCGEVSGEIVGNVDGHMETTNAVIYAIRSWLLMLVATSVKLMRKHGMRVNLRIFASKKIVVVLFLITVFSVLKNVFPLFHRA; from the exons AACGCGCCACATTTGCCTCTGCTTTCGTTTAAACCTCTTTTTCATTCTCTTCTTCTGcaacaaaaccctaaacatCACGAGATTCCACCATTAATAGCGATGATCCCTCATTCTTACACCGTTGATTCTATCTCTCAATCACAAGACCTAGCCTCCAAAATCCTCTCGTCGTCAACTCCTCAGCAAATTCTCTCCGCCTGCGCCTCCATCGAATCATTCCTACACTCCCACTCTTCTGATCAGTCCCGCCACTTCTTCTCCCTCGCCTTTCCGACTCTTATCCTCAAACTATTCGGTTTTACTAATGAACCTTGCGTTGCTTCGCCTTCGCAATCCAACAGCTGGATCGATGTTATCTCCTCATTGAACGATCCTGATATAGCATCTAAGGTTTACCACCTCCTTTCCCCAAATGGCATCGTATTTAGCTCAATTTTCGCTGTTGACAGAAAATCACTAGTCAAATTCGTCTTCCCGAATGAACGATTACCAGAGTGGGCCCGGTTTATGATTTCAAGTGAAAAAGACTCaaaaattctctcaaatctGTTTCCCATTTTTAAAGGTAAAGTAAAAGAAGATACAAACAAAGGTATAGGTTCAGTGCGTCAGATtcagttaaatatttttgagtattACATGTTTTGGTTCGCTTATTACCCAATTAGTAGAGGAAATTACGAAAATAATATCAATGAAAATTTGATCAAGAgagcaaagaaagaaaaatttaggTTAGAAAATTGGAAGAATGCTATTCCAGGTTTCTCAAGTAATTTTAAGGGCGGAACAGAGGAAAAGTTTGAATGCAATCTTTACTTACGGCTTTTGTATGCCTACTTGTGTGAATTTGTTCCCGTTATTGATTTAAATGTGCACCAGCAACCATATCGCAGCTCACTATTGAATTACTCAAGCGGTTATGATGGTTCACATTTATCACGTGCGGAGTTTTTGGTTGATGCATTTGTGAACTATTGGCTTATCGATAATGATTTTTCGCCATTGAGTGTTAATGTGTGCAAATACTTTGGTGTGTCACATCGGTTTTGTTCAATTTTAGGGGAGACCCCACCAACAAGTGGGTTAGGAGAGCTGGTTAAGTTGTTTGTTAAGTACttgaattttaattctgttGTGGTTGTGAAGGAGTGTGAGAGTATTGCTGAGTATGGTGGGGGTCCAAAATGCAGGGTCTCAGATTCAGTTTTGTTTGATAGTGGCGTGAAGAGTAGGGGTTTAGCATCCATGATGCCTTGTCTGAGCAGTGTTGGTTCTTGGAATGAAATGATACAAAGACCACTTTATAGGTTTATATTGAGGACTTTTTTGTTTTGCCCCATGGGGACTTCTTTGAAGAATGCATCTGAGGTGTTTTCAGCTTGGGTTTCCTATATGGAGCCGTGGAGGATTAGTATGGAGGATTTTGCTGACCTTGACGCAGTTGTGAGGGCTGAGGGTTCTCAGTCTCAAGCGTGTGGTTACTCATCTTCATGGCAAGGTTACGTGTTGTCAAACTATCTTTATTACAGCTCCTTGGTTATGCACTTTATTGGATTTGCACACAAGTTTCTTCACACTGATCCTGAAGTAATCATCCAGATGGTATTGAAG GTTATGAATGTATTGACATCAGCTAAAGACTTGATAGACCTTTTAAAGAATGTAGATGATGTTTATCATTCCAAACCGGCTGCATCCAGCAATTCTAAGCTCAGTAGCTTATGCGGATATGTTCCTTCTATAAGTGAACAGCTGCAG GACTGGGAGGATGGCTTATGTGAGAGTGATGCTGATGGATCTTTCTTGCGTGAAAATTGGAACAAagatttaaaactatttcatgaTGGCGGAGTTGGTGCACAACAACTACTTCAG TTGTTTATATTGCGTGCAGAAGCTGAGTTGCAAGGCATTTCAAGAGATAGTCTTGCCAACAACCTTCAGTGTATAGATTCACTGAAATCCCATGTTAGCTGCTTTTTTGGTGGGCACGCTATAAAGCCAATTCCCTTTTCACTAGAAACAGAACAGCGACATCAATCTCGGGATGATATATTTAAGCCCAAACGAGTTGGAAACAATGCATTGTCTAATATCATGTACAAGGGTGACTGGATGAAGCGCCCCATTTCAGATGATGAGGTTGCATGGCTTGCTAGACTACTCTTATGGTTGTCAGATTTGCTGAATGAGGGTTTTGGGCTAAATCGGCAAGAGAAGCAGGCCGAAGGCCCAAAATGGCTGTGTGGAGAGGTCTCTGGTGAAATAGTGGGAAATGTGGATGGGCATATGGAGACCACAAACGCTGTGATATATGCAATTCGTTCTTGGCTTCTAATGTTGGTTGCAACATCTGTGAAGTTAATGAGGAAACATGGCATGCGGGTGAATCTCAGGATTTTTGCTTCAAAGAAGATTGTTGTGGTTTTGTTTCTCATTACTGTATTTAGTGTATTGAAAAATGTTTTCCCACTGTTTCATAGAGCATAA